The window GGGGCGCACAAACGACGCGATCCTCTACGGCGGCCAGGTGCATCTGACGGTCGCGGGCGATGACGACGCGGCGCGCGACCTCGCGCACAAGCTGCCGTCATCGACTTCGCGCGACTACGGACGCTCGTTCGCCGACATCTTCCGCGACTACGAGTACGATTTCTACCGCATCGACGGGGCGCTGTTCGCGCCGGCCGAGGTCTGGGTCAGCAGCCTTGCGAGCGGGTGTACGTGGCACGCGGGCAAGCTCGACATGGGCTTGCTGCGCCGTCTGTGGCTGGACGAGGCATGACGCCCCTCGACCTCTCGGCGCCCGGGCGCCCCCGCGTGGCGATCCTGACCGACGAGACAGGCTGGCATACCACCCGCTTGCGCCGGGCGCTGGCGCGCCGCGGTTACGAAGGCCGCTGCGCGGACCTCGAGGATTGCCGCTTCGACATCTCCCGGGCCGGCCCCGGCATCGTGATCCCCGGCTTCGGGCGCACGCTGCCGGTGGCCGCGATCGTGCGCGGCATCGCCGGCGGCAGCCTCGAACAGGTCACGAAGCGGCTCGGCATTCTGCACGCGCTGCGCGAGCTAGGCGTGCCGGTCTATAACGATGCGCGGGCGATCGAGCGCAGTGTCGACAAGTCGATGACGAGTTTCCTGCTGCATCGCGCCGGCATCGCTTCGCCGCCGTCGTGGGCGATGGAGTCGGAGGCCGAGGCGCGGCGGCTGGTGATGGCCGAGACGGCGGCCGGCCGCTGCCTCGTCTTGAAGCCGCTGTTCGGATCGCAGGGCAAGGGCTTGCAGCGCGTCGGCTGCGTCGACGGGCGCCCGGTGTCGCTGCCCGGGCTCGCGGACTACGGCCGGCTCGCCTATCTGCAGCGCTTCGTGCCGCAGCCCGAAGGGCCGGGCACGCCGGGTTTCGACTGGCGCGTGCTGGTGGTCGG is drawn from Azoarcus sp. DN11 and contains these coding sequences:
- a CDS encoding RimK family alpha-L-glutamate ligase; this encodes MTPLDLSAPGRPRVAILTDETGWHTTRLRRALARRGYEGRCADLEDCRFDISRAGPGIVIPGFGRTLPVAAIVRGIAGGSLEQVTKRLGILHALRELGVPVYNDARAIERSVDKSMTSFLLHRAGIASPPSWAMESEAEARRLVMAETAAGRCLVLKPLFGSQGKGLQRVGCVDGRPVSLPGLADYGRLAYLQRFVPQPEGPGTPGFDWRVLVVGGRAVAAMRRVSAHWVRNVAQGARCQAAPVTPALAALAEGAATALGMDYAGVDLVPDASAPLGAQVLEVNGVAAWRGLQSVTGFDIAQAMVDDLLGRRLGVALSPVDALERAG